In Luteitalea sp. TBR-22, one genomic interval encodes:
- the coaE gene encoding dephospho-CoA kinase (Dephospho-CoA kinase (CoaE) performs the final step in coenzyme A biosynthesis.): MPDGVLRVGLTGGIATGKSYVTRRLAEAGLPTIDADRLAREAVAPGTDGLRAVVARFGREVLTDGGALDRARLGAIVFADAAARADLEGIIHPEVRRRIDAWQRQLARQGYRGPAIADIPLLFETGRTADFDVVVVVACDPARQRERLMARDGLSAEAADVRLAAQWPIAEKVKAADEVVITDGTFDDTDAQVDALVARLHARASGESRAST; this comes from the coding sequence ATGCCTGATGGCGTGCTGCGCGTCGGGCTGACCGGCGGCATCGCCACCGGCAAGTCCTACGTGACGCGACGCCTCGCCGAGGCAGGCCTCCCCACCATCGACGCCGATCGGCTGGCGCGCGAGGCCGTGGCCCCCGGCACCGATGGCCTGCGGGCGGTGGTCGCGCGGTTCGGGCGCGAGGTGCTCACCGATGGCGGCGCCCTCGACCGCGCCAGGCTCGGCGCGATCGTCTTCGCCGATGCGGCCGCCCGCGCCGATCTCGAAGGCATCATCCACCCCGAGGTCCGCCGCCGCATCGACGCCTGGCAGCGGCAACTCGCGCGCCAGGGCTACCGCGGCCCGGCGATCGCCGACATCCCGCTGTTGTTCGAGACGGGCCGCACCGCCGACTTCGACGTGGTGGTGGTCGTCGCCTGCGATCCGGCGCGGCAGCGCGAGCGCCTGATGGCGCGCGACGGGTTGTCGGCCGAGGCTGCCGACGTGCGTCTCGCGGCGCAGTGGCCGATTGCCGAGAAGGTGAAGGCCGCCGACGAGGTGGTGATCACCGACGGCACGTTCGACGATACCGACGCGCAGGTGGACGCGCTTGTGGCGCGGTTGCACGCACGAGCATCAGGGGAAAGCCGAGCGTCGACCTGA
- the accC gene encoding acetyl-CoA carboxylase biotin carboxylase subunit — translation MFKKILIANRGEIALRVICACREMGIKTVAVFSEADEHSLHVRFADEAVCIGPARSSESYLHVPAIISAAEITGADAIHPGYGFLSESAYLAEVCEACHIKFIGPSPSVIRLMGEKSRARRAMKKAGVSTLPGSEGPVESDEEAQKVAAELGYPVIIKASNGGGGRGMRIVRSGDELLQALRTAQREAQAAFGIGDVYLEKYLEAPRHIEVQILGDEHGNVVHLGERECSVQRRHQKLIEEAPSAVITEKQRKALGKMVVDAAKAVGYASAGTFEFLMDAHNNLYFIEANTRLQVEHGVTELVTGIDIVKEQIRVAAGERLSFTQDDVKISGHAIECRINAENPNTFAPSPGRVDAFCLPGGPGIRVDTFIHAEATVPPNYDSLVAKLMSYGRTREEAIARMRRALEMTVVEGIHTSVPMHLRILADEDFQQARISTAFMDRFLAPPTPPPA, via the coding sequence GTGTTCAAGAAGATTCTGATTGCCAACCGCGGCGAGATCGCGCTGCGGGTGATCTGCGCGTGCCGCGAGATGGGGATCAAGACGGTCGCCGTCTTCAGCGAGGCCGACGAGCACAGCCTCCACGTGCGCTTCGCCGACGAGGCGGTGTGCATCGGGCCGGCCCGCAGCAGCGAGAGCTACCTGCACGTGCCCGCCATCATCAGCGCCGCCGAGATCACCGGCGCCGATGCCATCCACCCGGGCTACGGCTTCCTCTCCGAGAGCGCCTACCTCGCCGAGGTGTGCGAGGCCTGCCACATCAAGTTCATCGGGCCGAGCCCGTCGGTCATCCGGCTGATGGGCGAGAAGTCGCGGGCCCGCCGCGCGATGAAGAAGGCGGGCGTGAGCACGCTGCCCGGCAGCGAGGGACCGGTCGAGAGCGACGAGGAGGCGCAGAAGGTCGCCGCCGAACTCGGGTACCCGGTCATCATCAAGGCCAGCAACGGTGGCGGCGGGCGCGGCATGCGCATCGTCCGCTCGGGCGACGAACTCCTGCAGGCGCTGCGCACGGCGCAACGCGAGGCGCAGGCCGCCTTCGGCATCGGCGACGTCTACCTCGAGAAGTACCTCGAGGCGCCCCGCCACATCGAGGTCCAGATCCTCGGTGACGAGCACGGCAACGTGGTGCACCTCGGCGAGCGCGAATGCTCGGTGCAGCGTCGGCACCAGAAGCTGATCGAGGAAGCGCCCTCGGCGGTGATCACCGAGAAGCAGCGCAAGGCCCTCGGCAAGATGGTGGTCGATGCCGCGAAGGCCGTCGGCTACGCCAGCGCCGGCACGTTCGAGTTCCTCATGGACGCGCACAACAACCTGTACTTCATCGAGGCGAACACCCGCCTGCAGGTGGAGCACGGCGTCACGGAACTGGTCACCGGCATCGACATCGTCAAGGAGCAGATCCGCGTCGCCGCCGGCGAACGGCTCTCGTTCACGCAGGACGACGTGAAGATCAGCGGTCACGCGATCGAGTGCCGCATCAACGCCGAGAACCCGAACACGTTCGCGCCGAGCCCCGGCCGCGTCGATGCGTTCTGCCTTCCCGGCGGACCCGGCATCCGCGTCGACACGTTCATCCACGCGGAGGCGACCGTGCCGCCCAACTACGACTCGCTGGTGGCCAAGCTGATGTCGTACGGCCGGACGCGCGAGGAGGCGATCGCGCGGATGCGCCGCGCCCTCGAGATGACGGTGGTGGAGGGCATCCACACCTCCGTGCCGATGCACCTGCGCATCCTCGCCGACGAGGACTTCCAGCAGGCGCGCATCTCGACCGCGTTCATGGATCGATTCCTGGCGCCACCCACGCCGCCACCGGCGTAG
- a CDS encoding amino acid permease, which produces MASTLFRTKSIDRLLVEGAATGEGTLKRTLGSGALIALGIGAIIGAGLFVRTAAAIADRAGPSVTIAFLVAALGCAFAGLCYAEFASMIPIAGSAYTYSYATMGELVAWIIGWDLILEYAVGAATVAIAWSEYLNKVLEFVGLQIPYAWCHSPFQVDAVTGAHGILNVPAVFVLSALTALLVRGTQESAWVNNLIVITKVSIVLLVIVLGWGFINPANHTPYIPAASLYTTPEGITHNYGGVMGILGAAGVVFFAYIGFDAVSTAAQEAKNPKRDMPIGILGSLVICSVLYVLFAHVLSGIATVQDFRSTGREASVAFAITKYMTGYGWLAKFVTVAILAGFSSVILVMLLGQSRVFYSMSKDGLVPKFFSDLHPTHKTPHKSNWFFFVFTALFAAFVPGDIVGEMTSIGTLFAFMLVCAGVWIMRVKRPDIPRGFTVPAVPLVAVLGILTCGAMVYGLGWTNWIRLGAWLAIGLVIYFGYGKQHSHLNAGA; this is translated from the coding sequence TTGGCCAGTACTCTGTTCCGTACCAAGTCCATCGACCGCCTGCTCGTCGAAGGCGCTGCCACGGGAGAAGGCACGCTGAAGCGCACGCTGGGCTCGGGCGCGCTCATCGCGCTCGGGATCGGGGCGATCATCGGCGCCGGCCTGTTCGTGCGCACCGCGGCCGCGATCGCGGACCGGGCGGGTCCGTCGGTGACGATCGCCTTTCTCGTGGCCGCCCTCGGGTGCGCCTTCGCGGGCCTCTGCTACGCGGAGTTCGCGTCGATGATCCCGATCGCCGGCAGCGCCTACACCTACTCGTACGCGACGATGGGCGAGCTGGTGGCGTGGATCATCGGCTGGGACCTGATCCTGGAGTACGCCGTCGGCGCGGCGACGGTCGCGATCGCCTGGAGCGAGTACCTGAACAAGGTGCTCGAGTTCGTCGGGTTACAGATACCGTACGCGTGGTGTCATTCGCCGTTCCAGGTCGACGCGGTCACGGGCGCCCACGGCATCCTGAACGTGCCCGCCGTCTTCGTCCTGTCGGCGCTGACGGCGCTGCTGGTGCGCGGCACGCAGGAGTCGGCCTGGGTGAACAACCTGATCGTGATCACGAAGGTCTCGATCGTGCTGCTGGTGATCGTGCTCGGCTGGGGCTTCATCAACCCGGCCAACCACACGCCGTACATCCCGGCGGCGTCGCTCTACACGACGCCCGAGGGCATCACGCACAACTACGGCGGCGTCATGGGGATCCTCGGGGCAGCGGGCGTGGTCTTCTTCGCCTACATCGGCTTCGACGCGGTATCGACGGCGGCGCAGGAAGCCAAGAACCCGAAGCGCGACATGCCGATCGGCATCCTCGGCTCGCTGGTGATCTGCTCGGTGCTGTACGTGCTGTTCGCGCACGTGCTGAGCGGCATCGCCACGGTGCAGGACTTCCGCAGCACCGGTCGCGAGGCGTCGGTGGCCTTCGCGATCACCAAGTACATGACGGGCTACGGGTGGCTCGCCAAGTTCGTCACCGTCGCCATCCTCGCCGGCTTCTCGTCGGTGATCCTGGTGATGCTCCTCGGGCAGTCGCGGGTGTTCTACTCGATGAGCAAGGACGGCCTGGTGCCGAAGTTCTTCTCCGATCTGCACCCGACCCACAAGACGCCGCACAAGTCGAACTGGTTCTTCTTCGTCTTCACGGCGCTGTTTGCCGCCTTCGTGCCCGGCGACATCGTCGGCGAGATGACCAGCATCGGCACGTTGTTCGCCTTCATGCTGGTGTGCGCGGGTGTGTGGATCATGCGCGTCAAGCGGCCCGACATCCCGCGTGGCTTCACGGTGCCGGCCGTGCCGCTGGTGGCGGTGCTCGGCATCCTCACGTGCGGCGCCATGGTGTACGGGCTGGGGTGGACCAACTGGATCCGGCTCGGTGCCTGGCTGGCCATCGGCCTGGTCATCTACTTCGGGTACGGCAAGCAGCACAGCCACCTGAACGCGGGAGCATGA
- a CDS encoding tetratricopeptide repeat protein: MIADYLPLLSALVAFLLGLASGKAWERYKLHEGRWIDRRKARQSPHYIQGLNFLVANQLDHAIEELSQAARVDEDAVEIHMILGNLYREKGLVGRAIQIHQQILQRPRISKLEHTYALLCLGLDFTRGGFVDRAHEAFGEVLRLDPSNEHALLQLQKLYEDQNQWAEAYRVRRELAREDEPEQQTRRHLQIQAFLENELGMQALSRQDLPAARRHFEQAIELDAEVVPAYLNLGDVRRDAGDMAGAVEIWERLVASMPTRAHLVAERLGDAYTAAGRAEAFEHLFRRIATDHPQDWRARLALARHMLRAGRPDDALQMALAALAINPHALLAHQMAWDILLALHLDPGAVDRYVAHSRDAVFYRDPHICLRCRYRSKELIWRCPHCHEWNSFVEDRLAPARPTEDTDA, translated from the coding sequence GTGATAGCCGACTACCTGCCCCTCCTCTCCGCGCTCGTCGCATTCCTCCTCGGCCTGGCCTCGGGCAAGGCGTGGGAGCGCTACAAGCTGCACGAAGGCCGCTGGATCGACCGCCGCAAGGCGCGCCAGTCGCCGCACTACATCCAGGGCCTCAACTTCCTGGTGGCCAACCAGCTCGATCACGCCATCGAGGAGCTGAGCCAGGCGGCGCGCGTCGACGAGGACGCGGTCGAGATCCACATGATCCTCGGCAATCTCTATCGCGAGAAGGGCCTCGTGGGCCGCGCGATCCAGATCCACCAGCAGATCCTGCAGCGGCCGCGCATCAGCAAGCTCGAACACACCTATGCCCTGCTCTGCCTCGGCCTCGACTTCACGCGCGGCGGGTTCGTCGACCGCGCCCACGAGGCCTTCGGCGAGGTGCTGCGCCTCGACCCGAGCAACGAGCACGCGCTGCTGCAGTTGCAGAAGCTGTACGAGGACCAGAACCAGTGGGCGGAGGCCTATCGCGTGCGGCGTGAGCTGGCCCGGGAGGACGAGCCCGAGCAGCAGACCAGGCGACACCTGCAGATCCAGGCATTCCTGGAGAACGAACTGGGCATGCAGGCGCTCTCGCGCCAGGACCTGCCGGCGGCGCGCCGCCACTTCGAGCAGGCCATCGAGCTCGATGCGGAAGTGGTGCCGGCGTACCTGAACCTCGGCGACGTGCGGCGCGATGCCGGCGACATGGCCGGCGCCGTCGAGATCTGGGAACGCCTCGTGGCGTCGATGCCGACGCGGGCCCACCTGGTGGCCGAGCGCCTCGGCGACGCCTACACCGCGGCGGGCCGCGCCGAGGCCTTCGAGCACCTGTTCCGCCGGATCGCGACCGATCACCCGCAGGACTGGCGCGCCCGCCTCGCCCTGGCCCGGCACATGCTCCGCGCCGGCCGCCCCGACGACGCGCTGCAGATGGCGCTGGCGGCACTGGCGATCAACCCGCACGCGCTGCTGGCCCACCAGATGGCGTGGGACATCCTGCTGGCCCTGCACCTCGACCCCGGGGCCGTCGATCGCTACGTCGCGCACAGCCGCGACGCCGTGTTCTACAGGGATCCGCACATCTGCCTGCGCTGCCGCTACCGCAGCAAGGAGCTGATCTGGCGGTGCCCGCACTGCCACGAGTGGAACTCGTTCGTCGAGGACCGGCTCGCGCCGGCGCGGCCCACCGAGGACACCGATGCCTGA
- the thiE gene encoding thiamine phosphate synthase: protein MATAHAAPRRAFPSRLYAIADADVAASAGWTVPDLAEAFLDAGVRVIQIRAKEAAARDVLGWLDRLAPRAGEAWILTNDRVDLALVAGTRHVHLGQDDLPVADARALLGEAAIIGLSTHTVAQVDEAGALPLDYVAVGPVFGTATKATGYAAVGTALITEARRRLDAQDGSRGLPLVAIGGITLARAPQVIEAGASAVVVISDLVQGGNPRGRASEYLRALGEI, encoded by the coding sequence ATGGCCACCGCGCACGCCGCGCCGCGACGGGCCTTCCCGTCGCGGCTGTATGCCATCGCCGACGCCGACGTCGCGGCGAGCGCCGGGTGGACCGTGCCCGACCTGGCCGAGGCCTTCCTCGACGCCGGCGTGCGCGTCATCCAGATTCGCGCCAAGGAGGCCGCCGCGCGCGACGTCCTCGGGTGGCTCGACCGGCTGGCGCCGCGGGCCGGCGAGGCCTGGATCCTCACCAACGATCGCGTCGATCTCGCCCTGGTGGCGGGCACGCGGCACGTCCACCTCGGACAGGACGACCTGCCCGTCGCGGATGCGCGCGCGCTGCTCGGCGAGGCGGCGATCATCGGCCTCTCGACGCACACGGTCGCCCAGGTCGACGAGGCGGGCGCCCTGCCGCTCGACTACGTGGCCGTCGGGCCGGTCTTCGGCACGGCGACCAAGGCCACAGGGTACGCGGCAGTGGGGACGGCCCTGATCACCGAGGCGCGTCGCCGGCTCGACGCGCAGGACGGGAGCCGCGGCCTGCCGCTGGTCGCCATCGGCGGCATCACCCTGGCGCGCGCGCCGCAGGTGATCGAGGCCGGCGCCTCGGCCGTGGTGGTGATCAGCGACCTCGTGCAGGGCGGCAACCCGCGCGGCCGGGCCAGCGAGTACCTGCGGGCGTTGGGCGAAATCTGA
- a CDS encoding bifunctional 5,10-methylenetetrahydrofolate dehydrogenase/5,10-methenyltetrahydrofolate cyclohydrolase: MAAVTLDGAALARRMREDLQPEVAAFTARAGRPPGLALVLVGDDPASHVYVGSKRTHGAEVGFRVDLHQRPADTSLEEVLALVRDLNAAPDIDGILVQSPLPSAMGADAARRVFETIDPAKDVDGFTAENVGRLVQNREGLVACTPAGIIELLERQGIAIAGKRAVVIGRSDIVGKPMALLLLHRHATVTIAHSRTPDLPAVCREADILVAAIGRAGFVTPDFVKPGAAVIDVGMNAVTSEADVIGFFGADSKRHEAWRKRGSVLMGDVHPAVADVAGALTPVPGGVGPLTIAMLMRNTLTAAERRVR, from the coding sequence GTGGCGGCGGTGACGCTGGACGGGGCGGCGCTCGCACGCCGCATGCGAGAGGACCTGCAACCGGAGGTGGCCGCCTTCACGGCGCGGGCCGGGCGACCGCCCGGCCTGGCGCTCGTGCTGGTGGGGGACGACCCGGCCTCGCACGTCTACGTCGGCAGCAAGCGCACCCACGGCGCCGAGGTGGGCTTCCGCGTCGACCTCCACCAGCGGCCCGCCGACACGTCGCTGGAGGAGGTGCTCGCGCTGGTCCGCGACCTCAACGCCGCCCCGGACATCGACGGCATCCTCGTCCAGTCGCCGCTGCCATCGGCGATGGGGGCCGACGCCGCGCGTCGCGTGTTCGAGACGATCGATCCCGCCAAGGACGTTGACGGTTTCACGGCCGAGAACGTCGGGCGGCTCGTGCAGAACCGCGAGGGGCTGGTGGCCTGCACGCCGGCCGGCATCATCGAGCTGCTCGAGCGGCAGGGCATCGCCATCGCCGGCAAGCGGGCCGTCGTCATCGGCCGCAGCGACATCGTCGGCAAGCCGATGGCGCTGCTGTTGCTGCACCGGCACGCCACGGTGACGATCGCGCACTCGAGGACGCCGGACCTGCCGGCCGTGTGCCGCGAGGCCGACATCCTGGTCGCGGCGATCGGCCGCGCCGGGTTCGTGACGCCCGACTTCGTCAAGCCCGGCGCCGCGGTGATCGACGTCGGCATGAACGCGGTGACGAGCGAGGCCGACGTCATCGGCTTCTTCGGCGCCGACTCGAAGCGGCACGAGGCCTGGCGCAAGCGGGGGAGCGTGCTGATGGGCGACGTGCACCCCGCCGTCGCCGACGTGGCCGGCGCGTTGACCCCCGTGCCTGGAGGCGTCGGGCCGCTCACCATCGCGATGCTGATGCGCAACACGCTGACCGCGGCCGAGCGCCGCGTGCGGTAA
- the kdsA gene encoding 3-deoxy-8-phosphooctulonate synthase, whose protein sequence is MQPVHVGPVTFGTGQLVLVAGPCVIESDAHALDLAHILASIARVAGMPLIFKASFDKANRTSLASFRGPGLAAGLKTLARVKEEVGLPILTDIHEPSQAAPVAEVADVLQIPAFLCRQTDLLVAAARTGAVVNIKKGQFLAPDDMKYPLEKVRESGNARVLLTERGTSFGYHNLVVDMRAFPQLRALGAPVIYDVTHSLQLPGAGDGRTAGQAAYIETMACAGVAAGVDGVFMEVHEDPARARSDAENALRVDRLPALLNRLLRVHAASRA, encoded by the coding sequence GTGCAACCGGTTCACGTCGGGCCGGTGACGTTCGGGACCGGCCAGTTGGTGCTGGTGGCCGGCCCGTGCGTCATCGAGAGTGACGCGCATGCGCTCGACCTCGCCCACATCCTCGCGTCGATCGCGCGGGTGGCGGGGATGCCACTCATCTTCAAGGCCTCCTTCGACAAGGCCAACCGCACCTCGCTCGCGTCGTTTCGCGGACCCGGCCTCGCCGCCGGCCTGAAGACCCTGGCGCGGGTGAAGGAAGAGGTCGGCCTCCCCATCCTCACCGACATCCACGAGCCGTCCCAGGCCGCACCCGTCGCCGAGGTGGCCGACGTGCTGCAGATTCCGGCCTTCCTGTGCCGACAGACGGACCTGCTGGTGGCAGCGGCCAGGACCGGGGCGGTCGTCAACATCAAGAAGGGCCAGTTCCTGGCGCCCGACGACATGAAGTACCCGCTGGAGAAGGTGCGCGAGTCGGGCAACGCGCGCGTGCTGCTCACCGAGCGGGGCACGTCGTTCGGGTACCACAACCTCGTGGTGGACATGCGCGCCTTCCCGCAGCTGCGCGCGCTCGGGGCGCCGGTCATCTACGACGTGACCCACAGCCTGCAGCTGCCGGGCGCCGGCGACGGCCGCACCGCAGGCCAGGCCGCCTACATCGAGACGATGGCCTGCGCCGGCGTCGCGGCCGGCGTCGACGGCGTGTTCATGGAAGTGCACGAGGACCCGGCGCGGGCCAGGTCGGACGCCGAGAACGCGCTGCGCGTCGACCGGTTGCCCGCGCTCCTCAACCGGCTGCTGCGCGTGCACGCGGCGTCGCGCGCCTGA
- a CDS encoding HAD family hydrolase, translating into MSTQASPDVTARARNIRVLLFDVDGVLTDGGVYVHADGSESKRFDIKDGAGIVIARRAGLVVGVISARHSASTLHRARQLGLDPVRQGVADKAAALDDLVAAHGWSVDSIAYMGDDVVDLPVMRRVGLAACPADAVPEVRAAAHVVSPCPGGRGAARSLIEDILRAQGRWDALIDADADRRP; encoded by the coding sequence ATGTCGACGCAGGCCTCGCCGGACGTGACGGCCCGGGCGCGGAACATCCGCGTGCTGCTGTTCGACGTCGATGGCGTGCTCACCGACGGGGGCGTGTACGTCCACGCCGACGGCAGCGAGAGCAAGCGCTTCGACATCAAGGACGGCGCCGGCATCGTCATCGCCCGGCGTGCCGGGCTGGTGGTGGGGGTCATCTCGGCGCGGCACTCGGCCTCCACCCTGCACCGCGCCAGGCAACTGGGGCTCGACCCGGTGCGGCAGGGCGTCGCCGACAAGGCGGCCGCGCTCGACGACCTGGTGGCCGCGCACGGCTGGTCGGTCGACTCCATCGCGTACATGGGCGACGATGTGGTAGACCTGCCGGTGATGCGGCGGGTGGGCCTGGCGGCCTGCCCGGCCGACGCGGTGCCCGAAGTGCGGGCTGCCGCCCACGTCGTGAGTCCGTGCCCCGGAGGCCGGGGCGCGGCGCGCTCCCTCATCGAGGACATCCTGCGTGCGCAGGGGCGCTGGGACGCGCTCATCGACGCCGACGCCGACCGACGCCCGTGA
- a CDS encoding SIS domain-containing protein: MTAIPESGASTHRSLDLAARVLRIEANAVEGLVARLDGRFIDAVRLLAACRGRVIVTGMGKSGLICRKIAATLASTGTPAFFLHPAEALHGDLGVVTEGDVVVALSYGGETAEVVRLVEIVKRLGARLIGMTGAPQSTLAQLADVHLDCGVDEEACPLNLAPTASTTAALALGDALAMVLLTEKGFRADDFAYRHPGGSLGKRLMRVSQLMHAGETMPSVPEATPLREVIYEMSRKGLGMTCVVDEAGRLVGIITDGDLRRLMMREADVARRTAREIMTPRPVTIAGDVLAAEALQVMEARRITSVPVVGADGRPTGVLHIHDLWRTELF, from the coding sequence ATGACGGCGATACCCGAGTCCGGCGCATCCACGCATCGCTCGCTGGACCTGGCGGCCCGCGTGCTGCGCATCGAGGCCAACGCGGTCGAGGGGCTGGTGGCGCGCCTCGACGGGCGCTTCATCGATGCGGTGCGACTGCTGGCGGCCTGCCGGGGGCGCGTCATCGTCACCGGCATGGGCAAGTCCGGCCTGATCTGCCGGAAGATCGCCGCCACCCTGGCGAGCACGGGCACGCCCGCCTTCTTCCTGCACCCGGCCGAGGCCCTGCACGGCGACCTCGGGGTGGTGACCGAGGGCGACGTCGTGGTGGCGTTGTCCTATGGCGGCGAGACGGCGGAGGTCGTGCGGCTGGTCGAGATCGTCAAGCGGCTCGGGGCGCGCCTGATCGGCATGACCGGCGCCCCGCAGTCGACGCTGGCGCAACTGGCCGACGTCCACCTCGATTGCGGCGTCGACGAAGAGGCCTGCCCGCTGAACCTCGCGCCGACGGCGAGCACCACCGCGGCGCTCGCGCTCGGCGATGCCCTCGCCATGGTGCTGCTGACCGAGAAGGGCTTCCGCGCCGACGACTTCGCGTACCGGCACCCGGGCGGCTCGCTCGGCAAGCGGCTGATGCGGGTGTCGCAGTTGATGCACGCCGGCGAGACGATGCCGTCGGTGCCCGAGGCGACGCCGCTGCGCGAGGTGATCTACGAGATGAGCCGCAAGGGGCTCGGCATGACCTGCGTGGTCGACGAGGCGGGGCGGCTGGTGGGCATCATCACCGACGGCGACCTGCGCCGCCTGATGATGCGCGAGGCCGACGTGGCGCGCCGGACCGCCCGCGAGATCATGACGCCGCGGCCCGTGACGATCGCCGGCGACGTGCTCGCCGCCGAGGCGCTCCAGGTGATGGAGGCGCGGCGCATCACGTCGGTGCCGGTGGTGGGCGCCGACGGGCGCCCCACCGGCGTCCTGCACATCCACGACCTGTGGCGAACGGAGTTGTTCTGA
- a CDS encoding CTP synthase → MQTSPPHKPVKYIFVTGGVVSSLGKGLAAASIGALLEDHGYKVTMQKFDPYINVDPGTMSPYQHGEVYVTDDGTEGDLDLGHYERFTNTVASRNSNWTTGKIYLSVIQRERRGDYLGATVQVIPHITNAIKESILAVSDGVDVVLVEIGGTVGDIESLPFLEAIRQFRQDVGRENTLYIHLTLVPHVSTAGELKTKPTQHSVRDLRSIGIQPDILLCRTDRTLPRDIKRKIALFCDVNEDAVITARDVSSVYEVPLALAEEGIDHIVLKQLSLPDTPRPAGQWEELLDRIRHPQDEVTIHVVGKYVGLEDSYKSLTEALFHGGFKHRLKVNIKWIEAEALEVEGGEHELDGADGILVPGGFGNRGTRGMMKAVEVARQRNIPFFGICYGFQWATVEYARNVCGIVDADSTEVAPDTTDKVIYKLRDLLGVDDLGGTMRLGSYACQLKPGSLSHRLYGADVIHERHRHRYEFNCLYEPAITEKGLEIVGRSLDGKFVEMVELPTHPWFIAVQFHPEFKSKPLKPHPLFAGFVEATHQHALAARRAAAPAETLA, encoded by the coding sequence ATGCAGACTTCGCCGCCGCACAAGCCCGTCAAGTACATCTTCGTCACCGGTGGCGTGGTGTCCTCGCTGGGCAAGGGCCTCGCGGCCGCCTCGATCGGCGCCCTGCTCGAGGACCACGGCTACAAGGTCACGATGCAGAAGTTCGACCCGTACATCAACGTCGATCCCGGGACGATGTCGCCGTACCAGCACGGCGAGGTGTACGTGACCGACGACGGGACCGAAGGCGACCTCGACCTCGGGCACTACGAGCGCTTCACCAACACGGTCGCCTCGAGGAACTCCAACTGGACGACCGGCAAGATCTATCTCTCGGTGATCCAGCGTGAGCGTCGCGGCGACTACCTCGGCGCCACCGTCCAGGTCATCCCGCACATCACCAACGCGATCAAGGAGAGCATCCTCGCCGTGTCGGACGGCGTCGACGTGGTGCTGGTCGAGATCGGCGGCACGGTGGGCGACATCGAGAGCCTGCCCTTCCTCGAGGCGATCCGCCAGTTCCGCCAGGATGTCGGCCGCGAGAACACGCTCTACATCCACCTCACGCTCGTGCCGCACGTGAGCACGGCCGGTGAGTTGAAGACCAAGCCGACCCAGCACAGCGTGCGCGACCTGCGATCGATCGGCATCCAGCCCGACATCCTGCTGTGCCGCACCGATCGCACGCTGCCGCGCGACATCAAGCGGAAGATCGCGCTGTTCTGCGACGTCAACGAGGACGCCGTGATCACCGCGCGCGACGTGTCGAGCGTCTACGAGGTGCCCCTGGCGCTGGCCGAGGAAGGCATCGACCACATCGTCCTCAAGCAGTTGTCGCTGCCCGACACGCCGCGCCCCGCCGGGCAATGGGAAGAACTGCTCGACAGGATCCGGCACCCGCAGGACGAAGTGACGATCCACGTCGTCGGCAAGTACGTCGGCCTCGAGGACTCGTACAAGAGCCTCACCGAGGCGCTGTTCCACGGCGGCTTCAAGCACCGGCTGAAGGTCAACATCAAGTGGATCGAGGCCGAGGCCCTCGAGGTGGAAGGCGGCGAGCACGAACTCGACGGCGCCGACGGCATCCTCGTCCCGGGCGGCTTCGGCAACCGCGGCACGCGCGGGATGATGAAGGCGGTCGAGGTGGCCCGCCAGCGCAACATCCCGTTCTTCGGGATCTGCTACGGCTTCCAGTGGGCAACCGTCGAGTACGCCCGGAACGTGTGCGGCATCGTCGACGCCGACAGCACGGAGGTGGCGCCCGACACGACCGACAAGGTCATCTACAAGTTGCGCGACCTGCTCGGGGTCGACGACCTCGGGGGGACGATGCGGCTTGGCTCGTATGCGTGCCAGTTGAAGCCGGGCTCGCTCTCGCACCGACTCTATGGCGCCGACGTGATCCACGAGCGGCATCGGCACCGCTACGAGTTCAATTGCCTCTACGAGCCGGCGATCACGGAGAAGGGCCTCGAGATCGTCGGCCGCTCGCTCGACGGCAAGTTCGTCGAGATGGTGGAACTGCCCACCCACCCGTGGTTCATCGCGGTGCAGTTCCACCCCGAGTTCAAGTCGAAGCCCCTGAAGCCCCACCCGCTGTTTGCCGGCTTCGTGGAGGCCACGCACCAGCACGCGCTGGCCGCGCGGCGCGCCGCCGCGCCCGCCGAGACGCTCGCCTGA